Proteins from one Camelina sativa cultivar DH55 chromosome 8, Cs, whole genome shotgun sequence genomic window:
- the LOC104706206 gene encoding S-adenosylmethionine decarboxylase proenzyme 4-like — protein sequence MSVPGFEGFEKRLELRFFDDDNSITSSPMGLRLIDFESLDQVLNEVQCTVVSAVANRSFDAYVLSESSLFVYPTKIIIKTCGTTQLLKSIRPLIHLARNLGLTLRACRYSRGSFIFPKAQPFPYTSFKDEVLVVEESLPKSLCYRKASVMTPSNNPSRAWHVFTASADVESDEPVVVVEVCMTELDRVNARSFFKRKGDEKSNSDSAGKEMTRLSGIDNINANAFICDFAFDPCGYSMNGVDGGRYSTIHVTPEDGFSYGSFECGLSLYDDGHEDISEVLSRAIDVFRPNDVSIATTYGGEDYNHEVTKRVERVLAKKLGLKCRSRLMDEFPGSGTVVYQSFTPRRK from the coding sequence ATGTCAGTACCCGGGTTCGAGGGATTTGAGAAAAGACTCGAACTTCGATTCTTCGACGATGACAACTCAATCACCAGTAGCCCTATGGGACTCCGTCTAATAGACTTCGAATCTCTAGACCAAGTCTTAAACGAGGTTCAGTGCACGGTAGTCTCCGCCGTAGCGAATCGTAGCTTCGATGCTTACGTACTCTCCGAGTCAAGCCTCTTCGTCTACCCaaccaaaatcatcatcaaaacatgCGGCACCACGCAACTCCTCAAATCGATCCGACCGTTGATCCATCTCGCACGTAACCTCGGCCTTACGTTACGCGCGTGCCGCTACTCGCGCGGCAGCTTCATCTTCCCTAAAGCACAACCTTTCCCTTACACAAGCTTCAAAGACGAAGTCCTCGTCGTCGAAGAAAGCCTTCCCAAATCTCTCTGTTACCGCAAAGCCTCCGTCATGACGCCTTCTAATAACCCCTCACGTGCTTGGCACGTGTTCACAGCCAGCGCTGACGTGGAATCCGACGAGCCGGTGGTCGTAGTCGAAGTCTGCATGACGGAGCTCGACCGAGTCAACGCTCGGAGCTTCTTTAAACGGAAAGGCGACGAGAAAAGCAACAGTGACTCCGCAGGGAAAGAGATGACGCGGCTGAGCGGTATCGATAACATAAACGCAAACGCTTTTATCTGCGACTTCGCGTTTGATCCTTGCGGCTACTCTATGAACGGAGTCGACGGTGGCCGTTACTCAACCATCCACGTCACGCCTGAAGACGGTTTTAGCTACGGGAGCTTCGAGTGCGGTTTGTCCTTATACGACGATGGTCACGAAGATATATCCGAGGTGTTAAGCCGTGCCATTGATGTATTCCGGCCAAACGACGTCTCGATCGCCACCACTTACGGCGGAGAGGATTATAACCACGAGGTGACGAAGCGCGTGGAACGCGTGTTGGCTAAGAAGCTTGGTCTTAAGTGCCGAAGCCGTCTTATGGATGAGTTTCCAGGCTCCGGAACAGTCGTTTATCAGTCGTTCACGCCTCGTCGGAAATAG